Proteins from a genomic interval of Amphiura filiformis chromosome 9, Afil_fr2py, whole genome shotgun sequence:
- the LOC140160136 gene encoding uncharacterized protein, translated as MSYSPGARPNVSSSSPGADKPCTYCKGKDHTLEICNKLKEKPISDRLQYLRELGVCFGCLKKATHYSKICKYKLTCKTCKKRHPTVLHVKQEETKKSGEVANQTCGLTGAGVKSSESYPTIIPVIVYSRVSRMSVETYAYLDNGSDAVFCSERLQKELHVKGKKTRLEIETITDDIIVDSEIIQDLEVSDMNRNNIISLPKAYTQDKIPGDLADIINQDDIDAIPYMEEVKLGRLNDESQCHIGLLIGNNVPKAFEPIHVVNSQGEGPFACQTRLGWTVYGVKNKEHKRTSVIHRIKAHDTIDQQLEKLYNAEFNERIIDDKPERSVSEGQFLNKVEASNKYINNDTARFHTFVANRVALIRDGSQPHQWKYVGTSSNPADDCSRGLAVDCVLKNRRWTDGPDFLHKAENQWPKTTIGNSAEELADDPEVKKKLVVNTASTEEATDTMEKLLTRFSSWYQLCRCVAWILRVKKHLCKICHDRDDDKVDDRVDNGDDDGRKNDENEEHGNITDLLNVADMQEAERAVIVYVQTKAYPEEIKTLKELQLRSNDSQPEDKLRQVSKIKKASPLYRLNPFIEDGVIRVGGRLAKSALPEKTKFPSIIPKKSHIAKLILHDVHEATGHGGRNHMLAHLHKKYWITNANAAARKVINSCITCRKRNAKVQQQMMSDLPKDRVTPGEPPFSRVGMDYFGPLEVKQGRSIVKRYGVVFVCLASKAIHIEMAASLDTDACVNVIRRFVSRRGQVKQIRSDNGTNLIGAERELRREIAA; from the coding sequence ATGTCATATAGTCCAGGAGCCAGGCCAAATGTGTCGTCAAGTAGCCCAGGAGCCGACAAGccgtgtacatattgcaagggtaaAGATCACACTTTGGAAATTTGTAACAAATTGAAGGAAAAGCCTATAAGTGACCGGTTGCAGTATCTAAGAGAGTTGGGAGTTTGTTTTGGCTGCCTAAAGAAAGCAacacattacagtaaaatctGCAAATACAAGCTTACCTGCAAGACATGTAAAAAGCGCCATCCAACAGTGCTGCATGTGAAACAGGAAGAGACAAAGAAGTCTGGTGAAGTTGCCAATCAGACATGTGGGCTTACAGGCGCCGGAGTTAAATCTAGTGAATCATATCCCACAATAATACCAGTCATAGTCTACTCAAGAGTTTCCAGAATGTCTGTAGAAACATACGCCTATCTCGACAACGGCAGTGATGCTGTATTCTGTTCTGAAAGGCTGCAAAAGGAACTACATGTTAAAGGCAAGAAAACCAGGCTGGAAATTGAAACCATAACAGATGATATCATAGTAGACAGTGAAATCATCCAAGATTTAGAAGTTTCTGACATGAACAGAAATAATATCATCTCTCTTCCAAAGGCATACACACAAGATAAGATCCCTGGTGACTTGGCTGACATTATCAACCAGGATGATATTGATGCAATTCCTTATATGGAAGAAGTTAAGCTAGGAAGATTAAATGATGAATCTCAATGCCATATTGGTCTCCTCATAGGAAATAATGTGCCTAAGGCATTTGAGccaatacatgtagtaaataGCCAAGGTGAAGGACCTTTCGCCTGCCAAACTAGACTCGGATGGACAGTGTATGGTGTcaaaaataaagaacacaaaaGGACATCAGTCATCCACAGAATTAAGGCACATGACACTATTGACCAGCAATTAGAGAAACTCTACAATGCTGAGTTCAATGAGCGAATCATTGATGACAAGCCAGAGAGAAGTGTGAGTGAAGGACAATTCCTAAACAAAGTAGAAGCATCAAACAAGTATATTAACAATGACACCGCCAGATTCCACACCTTTGTGGCTAATCGAGTCGCATTGATTAGAGATGGCTCCCAGCCACACCAATGGAAGTATGTAGGAACCAGCTCAAACCCTGCAGACGACTGCTCAAGGGGCTTAGCCGTTGATTGCGTCCTCAAGAATAGAAGGTGGACTGATGGTCCAGACTTCTTACACAAAGCAGAAAACCAGTGGCCAAAGACTACCATTGGAAACAGCGCTGAAGAGCTAGCTGATGATCCAGAAGTTAAAAAGAAATTAGTAGTCAACACAGCGTCGACAGAAGAAGCAACAGATACAATGGAGAAACTACTTACACGATTCTCCTCATGGTATCAACTTTGTCGTTGTGTTGCATGGATCCTCAGAGTCAAGAAACATCTCTGCAAGATCTGTCATGATAGAGATGATGATAAAGTTGATGATAGAGTTGATAATGGAGATGATGATGGTAGAAAGAATGATGAGAATGAAGAGCATGGCAACATTACAGATTTGCTTAATGTTGCTGACATGCAAGAAGCAGAAAGAGCTGTAATAGTATATGTCCAAACCAAGGCATATCCAGAAGAAATTAAGACACTAAAAGAGCTGCAATTGAGAAGTAATGACAGTCAGCCAGAAGACAAATTGCGACAAGTTAGCAAGATTAAGAAAGCAAGTCCTCTCTACAGACTTAATCCATTTATAGAAGATGGAGTAATCAGAGTAGGTGGTCGACTGGCTAAGTCAGCTCTacctgaaaagacaaaatttccATCAATCATACCAAAGAAGTCCCACATTGCAAAGTTGATTTTACATGACGTTCATGAAGCAACTGGACATGGGGGCAGAAACCACATGTTGGCTCACCTGCATAAGAAGTACTGGATAACAAATGCTAATGCAGCAGCTAGAAAGGTTATCAACAGTTGCATCACCTGCAGAAAGAGGAATGCAAAAGTACAACAGCAGATGATGAGTGATCTTCCCAAAGACAGAGTCACTCCAGGAGAGCCACCATTTTCAAGAGTTGGAATGGACTATTTCGGTCCACTAGAAGTTAAACAAGGCCGTAGTATAGTCAAGCGATATGGTGTAGTGTTCGTCTGCCTTGCATCCAAAGCCATACACATTGAAATGGCAGCGTCTTTGGATACCGATGCCTGCGTAAATGTCATACGACGATTCGTGTCCAGAAGAGGCCAAGTGAAACAGATCCGCTCTGACAATGGCACCAATTTGATAGGGGCAGAAAGAGAGTTACGCCGAGAAATTGCAGCTTGA
- the LOC140160134 gene encoding neuronal membrane glycoprotein M6-a-like produces the protein MTRSRASSRASTISVLEDDPHGCCAKCCLRFPWPSIVAFIMLLVGTVCFLSSVHVGADRAKLYIQGTDLDSTLRDWLDAITITTYCVVGLMFVIAIMLLAVGCLATGSTRSSYMCRFRTRKSGRCQTNVFLVINYVLYLCWFVATCLSMVPLIFFHAMKKGVCRGFDTEESPVCLDFRQWGLLPYDNLESRSRICGQNLEAVCEDSLLPYDNLESRSRICGQNLEAVCEDSALRYLYFLVLASAMLIVIALVQFLINTSANHSQIRDRYKRTHVSRNAGAYNFRSSERESLSAAQRKLKKHAGRTNMPVKAALNGSQSIHGSMHGSLHGSNQWIDRPSPHTYGPDPTTSSFGLDPLDTLERASDSQEMNSISGLHQASSREPVYYHEYQI, from the exons CACATGGATGTTGTGCCAAATGTTGCCTTCGATTTCCATGGCCTTCAATCGTAGCCTTCATTATGCTTCTTGTCGGCACCGTATGTTTCTTGTCTTCTGTACACGTAGGAGCCGACAGAGCTAAACTATATATACAAGGGACGGATCTGGATTCCACACTCAGAGATTG GCTTGACGCCATAACGATTACTACGTATTGTGTGGTAGGATTAATGTTTGTAATTGCCATTATGCTGCTTGCAGTAGGCTGCCTAGCCACGGGTTCGACTCGCTCTTCATATATGTGCCGGTTTCGAACCAGGAAAAGTGGAAGATGCCAAACCAATGTG TTCCTTGTCATCAACTACGTTCTGTACCTGTGTTGGTTTGTAGCAACATGTCTTTCTATGGTACCACTAATATTCTTCCATGCCATGAAGAAGGGTGTATGTAGGGGATTCGATACGGAAGAAAGTCCAGTTTGTTTGGATTTTCGACAATGGG GTCTCCTGCCTTATGATAACCTGGAGTCAAGATCAAgaatttgtggccaaaatttagaAGCTGTTTGTGAAGATA GTCTCCTGCCTTATGATAACCTGGAGTCAAGATCAAgaatttgtggccaaaatttagaAGCTGTTTGTGAAGATAGT GCTCTCAGATATCTGTACTTCTTGGTGTTAGCATCCGCAATGCTCATCGTGATAGCTTTG GTGCAATTTCTCATCAACACAAGTGCCAATCATTCCCAAATTCGTGATCGATACAAACGCACACACGTATCACGTAATGCAGGAGCCTACAACTTCAGATCAAGTGAGCGAGAGAGTCTCTCCGCTGCCCAACGTAAACTCAAGAAACACGCAGGACGTACTAACATGCCTGTCAAGGCAGCCTTAAACGGGAGTCAGAGTATACACGGCAGTATGCATGGTAGTTTGCACGGAAGTAATCAATGGATTGATAGACCCTCGCCGCATACGTATGGTCCAGATCCGACGACGTCATCTTTTGGTTTGGATCCTTTGGACACTTTAGAAAGGGCAAGTGATAGTCAGGAAATGAACAGTATATCAGGATTGCACCAGGCCTCATCGAGGGAACCAGTGTATTACCACGAATACCAAATTTAA
- the LOC140160135 gene encoding uncharacterized protein — protein MYSVIKEQTLTDDSLRTLLCEIEAIVNSRPLTSVPGEVSDLEPLTPNHLLQLKSDMILPPAAAAGKLSQYAKRRWRQVQYLADLFWRRWIKEYLPQLQQRQKWIHPQRNAKVGDVVMVVNESTPRNVWPLGRVVETLPASDGLVRRVRVKTRTSILTRPIDKLCLLLESEVTD, from the coding sequence ATGTACTCTGTTATAAAGGAACAAACACTAACAGATGACTCTCTTCGTACATTACTGTGTGAGATAGAAGCCATAGTTAACAGCCGACCACTCACCAGTGTTCCAGGAGAAGTATCTGACTTAGAGCCACTTACACCAAATCACCTTCTTCAACTAAAGAGTGACATGATCTTACCACCAGCCGCTGCTGCAGGAAAGCTGAGTCAGTATGCCAAGCGTCGGTGGAGGCAAGTCCAGTATCTGGCAGACCTGTTTTGGCGCAGATGGATCAAAGAATACCTTCCTCAGTTACAACAAAGACAAAAGTGGATTCACCCACAGCGAAATGCCAAGGTGGGAGATGTCGTCATGGTTGTAAATGAATCTACTCCCAGAAACGTATGGCCCCTAGGCAGGGTGGTTGAAACACTCCCTGCAAGTGATGGACTGGTTCGACGTGTGCGAGTGAAAACTAGGACAAGCATTCTCACCAGACCCATTGATAAACTGTGTCTGCTGTTAGAATCAGAAGTCACAGACTAA